A stretch of the Streptomyces sp. NBC_01428 genome encodes the following:
- a CDS encoding type 2 lanthipeptide synthetase LanM family protein: protein MTESAAPTTPRSAHLPLAWWAPALTLSERVAAPGRPAASATTTTSGRAPWAAGDTAGFAARLAHLGLDELAVWALVAEAPEHLAERAGTPRWAGYVEEALDRADTAARPAPGADATGPELFAPVVAPLVVPASAALDRRLAPLPVVERTMLRASFEQWLLSRLARQAARTLVRELDGARRAGRLAGATSRDRFASFLAAGGSADGLRALFASYPVLARMLGQTALDAVDAVAELGLRLHTDREQLVTVLLDGRDPGPLTRVDLGRGDAHRGGRSVAVLEFADGSRTVYKPRPLGQHALLDDLAHWLTGRVDGLELRTPRTVRRQEHGWLEYIEHRWCGSMSEADAFYRRQGALLALLYAVDGADMHYENLIAAGDQPVLVDAETLLHTGLPQAATAGADPAADALQASVHRTCLLPHLLIGEHGALDISALGRSEQGTYPSEGLCWKDSGLDTMRVVRGPVVSPAAQNQPLPAGQRLQGADHRAALLDGFRTTYAAIHAHGDELTAPDGLLTRHAESPARLIVRSTRLYSTLLEESTHPALLGDALARDAAFAVLWTESAHDPARGRLVEHETEDLWRGDVPLFVHRPSGTEVRAAGGTWLPNLLPTASVDAVRAKIARMDEVDCRNQEWIVAAALAAREAGSPLVRPRSELVPAPLPAVVPEPSRLLAAACGIADEIAARAVRSGGRANWLGLERLPGGHWSVLPMGAGLGQGYTGVALFLAQAGLLAGADRYTALAHEAVQPLPTLLKMLAADPELCAAVGPGAYDGIGGVLYGLIRLSALLDADLADSLPDALTALEHSVAACPDRGFADGAAGALAAAVAAHEATGAHRALELADALADALTDADAESGGTAGFADGAAGIGWALWRHADHRTDGRRREAAAGLLRSAAAATGTADHDPSWTTGLPGIAAAAVHLPRYEDGLATRLSVRGDGPDLSAGHGAFGALEALSVLAGRGDATAATALTRTSGRLLAAIEGQQHRCATPDQVPSPGMLTGLAGIGYGLLRLCSPDRVPSALLLEHSRPPTPATAPTC from the coding sequence GTGACCGAATCAGCCGCACCCACGACGCCCCGAAGCGCGCACCTGCCGCTCGCCTGGTGGGCCCCCGCGCTCACCCTCAGCGAGCGCGTCGCCGCCCCCGGACGTCCCGCGGCGTCAGCCACGACCACCACGTCCGGCCGCGCTCCGTGGGCCGCCGGCGACACGGCGGGTTTCGCGGCTCGGCTCGCCCACCTGGGTCTCGACGAACTCGCCGTCTGGGCGCTCGTCGCCGAGGCACCGGAACACCTGGCGGAGCGCGCCGGCACTCCGCGCTGGGCCGGTTACGTCGAAGAGGCCCTGGACCGCGCCGACACCGCCGCACGGCCGGCGCCCGGCGCCGACGCAACCGGGCCGGAGCTGTTCGCACCGGTCGTCGCGCCGCTCGTGGTGCCCGCCTCGGCCGCCCTCGACCGGCGCCTGGCGCCGCTTCCCGTGGTGGAACGGACCATGCTGCGCGCCTCGTTCGAGCAGTGGCTGCTGAGCCGGCTGGCGCGGCAGGCGGCCCGGACACTCGTCCGCGAACTCGATGGCGCCCGGCGCGCCGGACGGCTTGCCGGGGCCACATCGCGCGACCGCTTCGCCTCCTTCCTCGCCGCCGGCGGCAGCGCGGACGGCCTGCGGGCCCTGTTCGCCTCCTATCCGGTGCTGGCGCGGATGCTGGGCCAGACGGCACTGGACGCGGTCGACGCCGTCGCCGAACTCGGTCTGCGGCTGCACACCGACCGGGAGCAGCTTGTGACCGTCCTGCTCGACGGCCGCGACCCCGGTCCGCTCACCCGCGTCGACCTGGGCCGCGGCGACGCCCACCGGGGCGGGCGCTCCGTGGCGGTGCTGGAGTTCGCGGACGGCTCACGGACGGTCTACAAGCCGCGTCCCCTCGGACAGCACGCTCTGCTGGACGACCTGGCGCACTGGCTCACCGGGCGGGTCGACGGCCTGGAACTGCGTACTCCGCGCACGGTACGGCGACAGGAACACGGCTGGCTCGAGTACATCGAGCACCGCTGGTGCGGATCGATGTCCGAGGCGGACGCCTTCTACCGGCGCCAGGGCGCACTGCTGGCCCTGCTGTACGCGGTGGACGGCGCCGACATGCACTACGAGAACCTCATCGCCGCCGGTGACCAGCCGGTGCTGGTGGACGCGGAGACCCTGCTGCACACCGGGCTTCCGCAGGCCGCCACGGCCGGAGCGGATCCGGCCGCCGACGCCCTCCAGGCCTCCGTGCACCGGACGTGTCTGCTGCCCCACCTGCTGATCGGTGAGCACGGCGCGCTGGACATCTCCGCGCTCGGCCGCTCCGAGCAGGGCACGTACCCGAGCGAGGGGCTGTGCTGGAAGGACAGCGGACTGGACACCATGCGGGTCGTGCGGGGCCCGGTGGTCAGTCCCGCCGCGCAGAACCAGCCACTGCCCGCCGGGCAGCGTCTCCAGGGCGCCGACCACCGCGCCGCGCTGCTGGACGGCTTCCGCACCACCTACGCCGCGATCCACGCGCACGGCGACGAACTGACCGCCCCGGACGGCCTGTTGACCCGGCACGCGGAGAGCCCCGCACGGCTGATCGTCCGCTCCACAAGGCTGTACTCCACGCTGCTGGAGGAGTCCACGCACCCGGCGCTGCTCGGCGACGCGCTCGCCCGGGACGCCGCGTTCGCGGTGCTGTGGACCGAGTCGGCGCACGACCCGGCACGCGGCCGGCTCGTGGAGCACGAGACCGAGGACCTGTGGCGCGGGGACGTCCCCCTGTTCGTCCACCGGCCGTCCGGAACGGAAGTGCGGGCAGCGGGTGGGACCTGGCTGCCGAACCTGCTGCCGACGGCGAGCGTCGATGCGGTTCGCGCCAAGATCGCCCGGATGGACGAGGTCGACTGCCGGAACCAGGAGTGGATCGTCGCGGCCGCGCTGGCGGCACGCGAGGCGGGTTCCCCGCTGGTCCGGCCACGCTCCGAGCTGGTGCCCGCTCCCCTGCCGGCCGTGGTGCCCGAGCCGTCACGGCTGCTCGCCGCGGCCTGCGGGATCGCCGACGAGATCGCCGCCCGCGCCGTGCGGTCCGGCGGCCGGGCCAACTGGCTGGGCCTGGAACGCCTGCCGGGCGGTCACTGGTCGGTCCTCCCGATGGGGGCCGGACTCGGCCAGGGATACACCGGGGTCGCGCTCTTCCTCGCGCAGGCCGGACTCCTCGCGGGAGCGGACCGCTACACGGCGCTCGCCCACGAGGCGGTGCAGCCGCTGCCGACCCTGCTGAAGATGCTGGCCGCCGACCCCGAACTGTGCGCCGCGGTAGGACCTGGAGCGTATGACGGGATCGGCGGCGTCCTGTACGGCCTGATCCGGTTGTCGGCCCTGCTCGACGCGGACCTCGCGGACTCGCTGCCCGACGCGCTCACGGCACTGGAACACTCCGTGGCGGCCTGCCCGGACCGAGGGTTCGCGGACGGAGCCGCCGGGGCCCTGGCGGCGGCGGTCGCCGCTCACGAGGCCACGGGCGCGCACCGCGCCCTGGAACTGGCCGACGCGCTGGCGGACGCCTTGACGGACGCCGATGCCGAGAGCGGGGGCACCGCGGGATTCGCCGACGGAGCCGCGGGCATCGGCTGGGCGCTGTGGCGCCACGCGGACCATCGGACGGACGGGCGACGCCGGGAGGCGGCGGCCGGGCTGCTGCGCTCGGCCGCTGCCGCGACCGGAACAGCCGACCACGATCCGTCGTGGACCACCGGCCTGCCCGGCATCGCCGCCGCGGCCGTCCACCTGCCGCGGTACGAGGACGGCCTCGCCACCCGGCTGTCCGTACGCGGCGACGGCCCCGATCTGAGCGCCGGCCACGGCGCCTTCGGCGCCCTCGAGGCCCTGTCGGTCCTGGCCGGCCGCGGCGACGCCACGGCCGCCACCGCTCTGACCCGCACCAGCGGCCGGTTGCTCGCCGCGATCGAAGGTCAGCAGCACCGCTGCGCCACCCCTGACCAAGTGCCCTCTCCCGGCATGCTGACCGGCCTCGCCGGCATCGGGTACGGACTGCTCCGCCTCTGCTCCCCCGACCGTGTCCCGTCCGCGCTCCTGCTGGAGCACTCCCGTCCGCCGACCCCGGCCACCGCACCCACCTGTTGA
- a CDS encoding helix-turn-helix transcriptional regulator, whose protein sequence is MRLQASSLVGRDAQLGLLGRALSEAQQGRGGVVFLVGEAGVGKSRLAAEVVGSAVGAGMGVLRGRSSTTGPAVPFRPLTEALMALFRTGESLDDLPLGPYRPVLGRLIPDWNTGAGDSSSMVILGEAVLRLLMATDHGRGRLLVLEDLHDADPETLGVLEYLVDNLEYSPVLLLATVRTDFSDALDLAQSARRRGTASVLELSPLTRPQVLDLVAGQLGTSPEDVPAAVLERLWEGSAGSPYLVEELLQSMIGAGTLVQGPDGWRTVGDPRGDVSSALARGILRRIDRLGTEGLTLLSAAAVLGRRFPLTVLQQMTGVDDRALLSHLQAGVAARLVVPDEPAPDWYAFRHSPTVEALFTQLTPSQRAELARQGAEAVEKLHPQLPGEWCALAAGLRSEAGEDAAAGRLFAEAGRRALAAGALGSAVTLLSRAETLLARAGDPQERASALEPLLPALAESGDFDRAFDLVEHLHALDSAGLGASRLAILHTRLAKVAHTAGRWNDGNQQIDRAREVLGTCPDGAAAASVDVTAAYLALDTPGTDRTQQAERLARSAADAAERYALPAVACQAWELLATVARERDPQESRAMLHKALSTAERHQLPLRRMYAATRIGGNDWLAEGDTAGLLSAREEALRLGSINIVHTVDGILVLDGVMRGAREGTREAAVECLAIVRRLRLAPAVRYLLMSLASLEAHRGDRRAMEEALDSFAEWEGAGSQEEPLTLGMARAFCALMEEDRDLAREELGTVSALERHNPSTYHLSGTHGVGVLLDVLAGDADRARHEEVATTAVGQMRWNRQFVTLADAVLLGREGQGERASERIDTALRDAAAYPAALHLGLRLVADAAHEDGWGEPVAWLRRAEHHFHEQGVPAVTNACRAALRRIGAPVHQHRSGTDGIPEQLRALGVTVREYEAFRLLADRLSNKDIAERLFISPRTVEKHIASLMNKTGAASRADLCAQSTRLPEQ, encoded by the coding sequence ATGCGCCTCCAAGCATCTTCTCTTGTCGGCCGGGATGCCCAACTGGGGCTGCTCGGACGCGCCTTGTCCGAAGCTCAGCAGGGGCGCGGCGGTGTGGTGTTCCTGGTGGGCGAAGCCGGGGTCGGCAAGTCCCGGCTGGCGGCCGAGGTCGTGGGCAGCGCGGTCGGGGCCGGGATGGGTGTGCTGCGGGGACGCAGCAGCACCACCGGCCCGGCGGTTCCGTTCCGGCCGCTGACCGAGGCGCTGATGGCGCTGTTCCGCACCGGTGAATCGCTGGACGACCTGCCCCTGGGGCCGTACAGACCGGTGCTCGGACGACTGATACCCGACTGGAACACCGGCGCGGGCGACAGCAGTTCCATGGTGATCCTGGGTGAGGCCGTCCTGCGCCTGCTCATGGCCACCGACCACGGCCGGGGCCGGCTCCTGGTGCTGGAGGATCTGCACGACGCCGACCCCGAGACGCTGGGCGTCCTCGAATATCTCGTGGACAACCTGGAGTACAGCCCGGTCCTGCTGCTCGCCACGGTCCGCACCGACTTCAGCGACGCCCTGGACCTCGCCCAGTCGGCCCGCCGGCGCGGCACGGCCTCGGTCCTCGAACTGTCGCCGCTGACCCGCCCCCAGGTCCTCGACCTGGTGGCGGGCCAGTTGGGCACCTCCCCGGAGGACGTGCCGGCCGCGGTGCTCGAGCGGTTATGGGAGGGCAGCGCGGGCAGCCCGTACCTTGTCGAGGAGTTACTTCAGTCGATGATCGGTGCCGGCACCCTGGTGCAGGGACCGGACGGCTGGCGAACGGTCGGTGATCCGCGGGGCGACGTCTCCTCCGCACTCGCGCGGGGAATCCTGCGCCGCATCGACCGGTTGGGCACGGAGGGCCTGACGCTGCTGTCCGCGGCGGCCGTGCTGGGCAGGCGGTTCCCGCTGACCGTGCTCCAGCAGATGACGGGAGTCGACGACAGAGCGCTGCTCAGCCATCTCCAGGCCGGCGTCGCCGCTCGCCTGGTGGTCCCGGACGAGCCCGCCCCGGACTGGTACGCCTTTCGCCATTCCCCCACCGTGGAGGCGCTCTTCACCCAGCTGACGCCCAGCCAGCGGGCGGAACTGGCCCGTCAGGGCGCGGAGGCGGTGGAGAAACTTCACCCGCAACTGCCCGGCGAGTGGTGCGCGCTCGCCGCCGGCCTGCGGTCCGAGGCCGGCGAGGACGCGGCGGCCGGAAGACTGTTCGCGGAGGCGGGGCGGCGGGCCCTGGCGGCCGGCGCCCTCGGTTCGGCGGTCACCCTGCTCAGCCGGGCCGAAACCCTGCTGGCGCGGGCCGGTGACCCGCAGGAGAGAGCGAGCGCGCTGGAACCACTGCTGCCCGCGCTGGCCGAGTCCGGCGACTTCGACCGGGCCTTCGACCTGGTCGAGCACCTGCACGCCCTGGACAGCGCCGGGCTGGGAGCGTCGCGTCTGGCGATCCTGCACACCCGGCTGGCCAAGGTGGCCCACACGGCGGGACGCTGGAACGACGGGAACCAGCAGATCGACCGGGCCCGCGAGGTGCTCGGAACGTGCCCGGACGGCGCGGCGGCGGCGTCCGTCGACGTCACCGCCGCCTACCTCGCGCTGGACACCCCCGGCACCGACCGCACCCAGCAGGCGGAGAGACTCGCGCGCTCGGCGGCCGACGCCGCCGAGCGCTACGCGCTGCCCGCGGTCGCCTGCCAGGCCTGGGAACTGCTGGCGACCGTGGCCCGTGAGCGGGACCCGCAGGAGTCCCGGGCCATGCTCCACAAGGCCCTGTCCACGGCCGAGCGGCACCAGCTCCCGCTGCGGCGGATGTACGCCGCGACCCGTATCGGCGGCAACGACTGGCTGGCGGAGGGCGACACCGCCGGCCTGTTGTCCGCCCGCGAGGAGGCACTGCGGCTGGGCTCGATCAACATCGTGCACACCGTGGACGGCATTCTCGTCCTGGACGGGGTGATGCGGGGCGCGCGCGAGGGGACGCGGGAGGCCGCCGTCGAGTGCCTGGCGATCGTCCGCAGACTCAGACTCGCCCCGGCCGTCCGGTATCTCCTGATGTCACTGGCGTCGCTGGAGGCGCACCGCGGCGACAGGCGGGCGATGGAGGAGGCCCTCGACTCGTTCGCGGAATGGGAGGGGGCGGGTTCGCAGGAGGAGCCCCTCACGCTGGGCATGGCCCGCGCGTTCTGCGCACTGATGGAGGAGGACCGGGATCTGGCCCGGGAGGAGCTGGGGACGGTGTCGGCGTTGGAACGCCACAATCCGAGCACCTACCACCTCAGCGGCACGCACGGGGTGGGGGTGCTGCTGGACGTGCTGGCCGGGGACGCGGACCGCGCCCGGCACGAGGAGGTCGCCACCACGGCGGTCGGACAGATGCGGTGGAACCGCCAGTTCGTCACGCTCGCGGATGCCGTGCTGCTCGGCCGGGAGGGGCAGGGAGAGCGGGCGAGTGAGCGCATCGACACGGCGCTGCGTGACGCCGCCGCGTATCCGGCCGCCCTGCACCTGGGCCTGCGGCTGGTCGCGGACGCGGCGCACGAGGACGGGTGGGGCGAGCCGGTCGCCTGGCTCCGGCGGGCCGAACACCACTTCCACGAGCAGGGGGTCCCGGCCGTCACGAACGCCTGCCGGGCCGCCCTGCGGCGGATCGGCGCCCCTGTGCATCAGCACCGCAGCGGCACGGACGGCATCCCCGAACAACTGCGGGCCCTCGGCGTCACCGTGCGCGAGTACGAGGCGTTCCGGCTCCTCGCCGACCGGCTGAGCAACAAGGACATCGCCGAGCGCCTGTTCATCTCACCCCGCACGGTCGAGAAACACATCGCCAGTCTGATGAACAAGACGGGTGCGGCCAGCCGCGCGGACCTGTGCGCGCAGTCGACTCGACTGCCGGAGCAGTGA
- a CDS encoding cupin domain-containing protein has protein sequence MSDPMVIAAGQGRLFRGPTGAPMAVKIDGTATGGAYSLIEYAHAAGAPGPPPHVHREHEEAFRVLDGELTLDVGDRTLTLGPGDYAVVPRGMEHRPYNVSDAEVRFLFITSPALDGFFAEMADLNAATGGSPPAEALKELGDRWDCVFTDLPAGHRTTRMVNESVEEPSETD, from the coding sequence GTGAGTGATCCGATGGTGATCGCGGCGGGACAGGGCCGGCTGTTCCGCGGTCCGACCGGTGCTCCGATGGCCGTGAAGATCGACGGTACGGCGACGGGCGGCGCCTACTCGCTCATCGAGTACGCGCATGCCGCGGGAGCGCCGGGGCCGCCACCGCACGTTCACCGAGAGCACGAGGAGGCCTTCCGTGTCCTCGACGGCGAACTGACCCTGGATGTCGGAGACCGGACTCTCACGCTGGGTCCCGGCGACTACGCGGTGGTACCTCGGGGGATGGAGCATCGGCCGTACAACGTCAGTGACGCCGAGGTCCGGTTCCTGTTCATCACCTCCCCCGCGCTGGACGGCTTCTTTGCCGAGATGGCGGATCTGAACGCGGCGACGGGCGGCAGTCCGCCGGCCGAGGCGCTGAAGGAGCTGGGCGACCGCTGGGACTGCGTGTTCACCGACTTGCCCGCGGGCCACAGGACGACGCGGATGGTCAACGAGTCGGTCGAGGAACCGTCCGAGACCGACTGA
- a CDS encoding AI-2E family transporter produces MTAPLSSTRTRAALRTSARLSVELLLILVMVWVALWVVGQMWSVVWPLIVALFLTTLTWPFARFLRRRGWPPALAASAVTVMFLVVALGVVALIAVPVASQTGELTDGVVQGIHKVREWASGPPLNIGDDQISKASDATVTRIQNSVGSVVTALVTGVSTVLNGLVTAVLALFLMFFFLKDGPRFLPWLTRQLPGRLATDIPTVAERGWDTLSSFVRSQALVGLLDAVLIGAGLWILGVPLVLPLAVLTFVTAFVPIVGAVFAGFVAVLIALVSNGLTDALIVLAIILVVQQLEGNVFQPMIQSRGLGLHAAVVLLAVTLGGALAGVVGSLLAVPAAALVAVIWNYLREQLAEVAPLPEPEEV; encoded by the coding sequence ATGACTGCCCCATTGAGCTCCACGAGAACCCGTGCCGCCTTGCGGACGTCCGCACGTCTTTCGGTCGAACTGCTGCTGATCCTCGTGATGGTTTGGGTGGCTCTGTGGGTCGTGGGGCAAATGTGGTCCGTGGTCTGGCCGTTGATCGTGGCCTTGTTCCTGACCACGCTGACGTGGCCCTTCGCTCGGTTCCTGCGTCGGCGCGGTTGGCCGCCCGCGTTGGCCGCCTCGGCCGTGACCGTGATGTTCCTGGTCGTCGCTCTGGGGGTCGTGGCGCTGATCGCGGTGCCGGTGGCGTCTCAGACGGGAGAGCTGACCGACGGGGTGGTGCAGGGCATCCACAAGGTGCGGGAGTGGGCTTCAGGTCCGCCGCTGAACATCGGTGACGACCAGATCTCGAAGGCCTCGGATGCCACGGTCACCCGGATCCAGAACAGCGTGGGCAGCGTCGTCACCGCTCTGGTCACGGGGGTGAGCACGGTTCTGAACGGTCTGGTGACTGCCGTTCTGGCCCTCTTCCTGATGTTCTTCTTCCTCAAGGACGGGCCGCGGTTCCTTCCCTGGCTGACCCGTCAGCTTCCCGGGCGCCTGGCCACGGACATTCCGACGGTCGCGGAGCGCGGCTGGGACACGCTGAGCTCGTTCGTTCGCTCCCAGGCGCTCGTCGGCCTGCTGGACGCCGTACTCATCGGCGCCGGCCTGTGGATTCTGGGGGTGCCGCTGGTGCTTCCCTTGGCCGTGCTGACTTTCGTGACCGCGTTCGTCCCGATCGTGGGCGCGGTGTTCGCCGGTTTCGTCGCGGTCCTCATCGCCCTGGTGTCGAACGGCCTGACCGACGCCCTGATCGTGCTGGCGATCATCCTCGTGGTGCAGCAGTTGGAGGGGAACGTCTTCCAGCCGATGATCCAGAGCCGCGGACTGGGTCTGCACGCCGCCGTCGTGTTGTTGGCGGTGACCCTCGGCGGAGCCCTGGCCGGTGTGGTGGGCAGCCTGCTCGCCGTACCTGCGGCGGCACTCGTCGCGGTGATCTGGAACTACCTGCGCGAACAACTCGCTGAGGTGGCGCCCCTTCCGGAGCCGGAGGAGGTCTGA
- a CDS encoding lipoate--protein ligase family protein, with protein sequence MHGEYKVPGGKLVVVDVDVDEPGGVLRNTRVAGDFFLEPDEALDAVNHALDGAPVDTDAAGLTTRIEASLPEGTVMYGLTAEGIAVAVRRALAHATDWTDYAWQLIHEGPQAPALHMALDEVLTAEVAAGRRPPTLRVWEWADPAVIIGSFQSLRNEVDPEGAQRHGIDVVRRISGGGAMFVEPGNTITYSLSVPEALVQGLSFQDSYAYLDDWVLGALGDMGITAWYQPLNDIATDQGKIAGAAQKRIVGPDGGPGAVLHHVTMAYDIDADKMLDVLRIGREKLSDKGTRSAKKRVDPLRRQTGLAREAVIERMIDSFRLRYGLADGKVTDEELARAQELARTKFTSPDWTARVP encoded by the coding sequence GTGCACGGTGAGTACAAGGTTCCCGGCGGCAAGCTGGTCGTCGTGGATGTGGATGTCGACGAGCCCGGTGGCGTCCTGCGGAACACGCGGGTGGCCGGAGACTTCTTCCTCGAGCCGGACGAGGCGCTCGACGCGGTGAACCACGCCCTGGACGGGGCGCCCGTCGACACCGACGCCGCCGGCCTGACCACGAGGATCGAAGCGTCCCTTCCCGAGGGCACCGTGATGTACGGGCTCACTGCGGAGGGCATCGCCGTCGCGGTGCGGCGCGCGCTGGCGCACGCCACCGACTGGACCGACTACGCATGGCAGCTGATCCACGAGGGACCCCAGGCCCCCGCCCTGCACATGGCCCTGGACGAGGTCCTGACCGCCGAGGTCGCCGCGGGGCGCCGGCCGCCGACCCTCAGGGTGTGGGAGTGGGCGGACCCGGCGGTGATCATCGGCAGCTTCCAGTCCCTGCGCAACGAGGTCGACCCCGAGGGCGCCCAACGACATGGCATCGACGTGGTGCGCCGGATCTCGGGGGGCGGGGCGATGTTCGTGGAGCCGGGCAACACGATCACCTACTCGCTCTCGGTACCCGAGGCGCTGGTTCAGGGACTGTCCTTCCAGGACAGCTACGCCTATCTCGACGACTGGGTCCTCGGTGCGCTCGGCGACATGGGCATCACCGCCTGGTATCAGCCGCTCAACGACATCGCCACCGACCAGGGAAAGATCGCGGGAGCCGCACAGAAACGGATCGTAGGACCGGACGGCGGCCCCGGCGCCGTACTGCACCACGTGACCATGGCCTACGACATCGACGCCGACAAGATGCTCGATGTGCTGCGCATCGGTCGGGAGAAGCTGTCCGACAAAGGCACGAGAAGCGCGAAGAAGCGTGTCGACCCCCTTCGCCGGCAGACCGGCCTCGCACGCGAGGCCGTCATCGAGCGGATGATCGACTCCTTCCGCCTCCGGTACGGACTCGCCGACGGAAAGGTGACCGACGAGGAACTGGCCCGCGCGCAGGAACTGGCGCGTACGAAGTTCACCTCGCCGGACTGGACCGCGCGCGTGCCCTGA